ACTTTAGACCTTGTCTGCATAAACAATACAAGCCGCGTAACCTCTACCGAAGTTATAACACCAAGATTGAGTGATCACTCTATCATTACAGCTGAACTACGAATAAAAACTATTGTGCCAACAAATGTAACctcaaaaggaaacaaacaaacaaaagcgATTCGCATACATCGTGAGGCAGATATCGACATCTTCGTGGAGCATATGAGCAAAGTCGAAACAGAACTCACTTCTATGACTGATGTTGAAGCTATGTGGTCCATCTTTACAACAAATTTCAGAAAAGCAATTGAGGCTTCCGTTCCAACTAAGAACATATACCTACCTCAACCTGACCAGCTTCTTTGGTTTAACAATCGCTCAAAGAAGCTTATCAGTAAACAGCGTAAAATGTACCGACAATACAAAAACAGTGGTGACCCATTTCACTTAGACAAATATAGGCAGCAAAGAAGAGATAATCAGAGAACGTTCAAGACAATGAAGAAGAAGTTTATTGTTGAAAAGGTGTGTAAACCTTTATCCAAAGGAAACAGCAAACccttttacaaatatttgcGTACGAAAAAGAAAGAGCAACACCCGGTTATTACCCTTAGACAAGAAGATGGCAACACTACTTCTGACAGCAACCAATGTGCTGAGCTGCTAAACTCCTACTTCCATCAACAATTTTGTCAGGGTGAAAATGCTAACGAATTATCTACAAGAGTGTGGACAACCAGTCCTATAGAAATAAATGCTGAAGGGATAGAGAAACTTATCTATGATCTTAAAAACAATAAGTCACCTGGTTCTGATGGCATTCGTAAATGTGAATTGTTAGTTTATCCTGCGTTAACTGCACGGTGCCTTAAATACATATTCCAAGCATCTCTCAACTCCGGAAAATTACCTTCTATGTGGAAATGTGCGGCCATAACTCCTATCCATAAAAAGGGGCCAAAGGATCTGGCTTCCAACTACAGACCCATATCACCTACAAGCGTTCCTGGAAAGATGATGGAACATATAGTCCTACATTATTTAAATAAGAAACTTGACTCTGTACTTTATAACAGGCAACATGGCTTTAGGAAAGGACTGTCATGTGAGACACAGTTATGTGCAACGTACCATGAACTTGTCAAGGCCACTGAAAACTCAAAAACTATTCATGCAGTGATCCTGGACTTTCAAAAGGCCTTCGATAAAGTTCCACACAAGCTTTTACTCATCAAACTACGTCAAATCAAAAATTTAGATCCTGCCATTGTTAAGTGGATACAGGCCTTTCTAACTAACAGATCCCAAAGAGTGGCAATAAAAAACACGCTATCAGATGAGCTACCAGTTACATCAGGAGTACCTCAAGGTTCGGTTCTTGGACCAACACTCTTTCTGGTGTATATTAACGACTTACCCCAATGTGTCACCTGTAATGTGAGCTTATATGCCGATGACACACTACTATACTCCACTGTTAATAATAACCAAGACATGGAGAAATTTCAGACAAACATTGATGCTCTCCACAAATGGTCAACTGAAAATATGATGCCATTTAACACCACAAAAAGTGAAGTTGTTGTTTTTAATAACAGACTACAACAGCTACTATCTTATACTATTGGAGGAAATTTACTCAACTGCGTGCAAGAAATTAAATATCTTGGGGTTACTATACAGTCTGACTTGAAATTTTCAAATCATATAGCCTCTAAAATAGCCTCAGCAAGTCGAACACTTGGCTCTATTAAATACACCTTACATCAAGCACCTCAACGTGCCAAGCTTCTTGCCTACCTAAGTCTGTGCCGTCCCATATTAGAGTACGCAGATGTCCTCTGGGACCCTGCAGACAAGGCATCTTGTCACAGACTGGAACTTGTTCAAAACAAGGCTATAAGATTTATCAGAGGAATAAAAGGTCGCCATGGTGTAACAGAGGGAAGGAATGCTTTGGGACTACAGTCCCTTGAACATAGAAGAAAAACCCACAGAATTTCTCTCCTGATGAGAATTCTTTCAAACGAGGAAAGACACAAAATACTATCATCAGCATATGACGaaataacaaacaatagaaCTTTAACTACAATGCACACAAGATCTGCGGAGAGAGGAGAACCTGCCTCAATATATGCCTCTAAACAGTTGTACTACAACAGCTTTTTACCCAGAAGTATCCGAGACCTAAAAATAGGGCAGTAATCTCATGATGCCCAAATCCTAAAATAAAtgatttcaaataaatgttgtaattaaaacaGCTAAATGCTGGAATATTGATAGTGCATAAAGTATTCATAACCAAATCTATCAACAATGAGGCACTCAAAACCCTTATACCACTAGGTAGTTTTTTAGAGTGTTCTAAATTATCTGAGGTAAGATCTGAGGTAAGATCGCCGTAGCACGTTTATTGTTGTCATGTTTTGATTTCCTGAATCCCAGCTGCATTCCACTTCAACCCGATTGTTATGTAGGTTATTGGCTATAAGGCTAAGTATCGCGTATCCAAACTTTAATTATTACCTCTTAACTACTTAATGCTGACAAAGAATGCAAAATAGGACAATAGCACTGCTATTCACCATTCAGCACACTAAAAATAACGTGACTGAACAAGAACATACTAAATCAATAGCCTACGTGCCCAAATGTTATACATTAGCTGAAGATCAGCAGGTTTAGAgtacaataatattattttaattggaCAATAAGACAATATTTTAATTGGACAATAAGAGAGTTTTGCGCATTTGATTTGATAAGATCCCATAGACATCGTTCGATATAGCTAAAAGTCAGCTTTTTCCGCTGTCAGCTTCAAAGTAGCCAAAAGTTTTATAAAACGAGTCTGACGAAAGGCTTCTTTAATAGTAATAGGAATCGATAGCTGATGTTAGACGCACCATATTCATTTTTTGCCATTTACTGGAAGTGCCCCGTTTAGAAGTTCAATTACGGAGAACCGCGCTACCTAAAACGAAACTACGTGGGCAAAGTGGAAAATATTTGGTTAAAAATCGTACTGCGGAATCCATATCGAGTAATGGGTGACTGAACTAAGCTTCACTTCTACATTCTAAAATGGATTTGGCAAAGATCATTGTTGTAGGCTTAGGAGTCGTTGGTGCCACTGCTTATGTGCTGTGGCAAATTTATAAGTAAGTGCGCCTAAAGTTAATTGGATTTTAATATTAAATGACTCGGTTTTAAAATCTCCATCGTTCAGGTTTACTCGGGAGGTAGTGCTCATCATTCGTTTatgtgtttgttttttaattagCTGCATAAGAGTTTCTTTGTACGTGAACTAGTAAAACTTTCTAAACGTTTTGAGTGCTTTGTGACATATCGAAACTGAAAAGCTGCGGACTATATGGGCCGCAACAGCCTATGTTCCTCGTTTTACTCCCTTTAGCCTGCCCCTATTGTACACCTCTTCATGAAGTTTGTCACTTTTCACTGGTTTTCATCTCACTAGGAGTCATTTTAGGTTCATTATTATCATTTACCACTATTGTACAGGAGGTGTAGCTTCCcttttttgcagttttagggATCCCACGGATTAACCTCTCTGTTGATACATCAGGTGTAGAAGGTTGTGTCTCTTCTCTCCATTAATAgaagattttgattttttgtagtTTCTTTTTTTGTTGAGTTCCAGGCACCTAAGCCCCCATTATTGGCAGCTTTGGAGACTGTTAAGTCTCACCCTTTATTTGTTTTAGAGATATTGGATTCTACTATTATGCCATGTTTCCAGTTTGAGGTCCCAACCACAATAGCCTTGGTCTTGACATCGAAAAGGCCTTGAGTATCAGTTTCATTGTTTTCTCCCAAAACAGCTATTAGACTTTCTAACCACCTTATCCATCAGATAAAATAATAGCAGGGATGACCTCTCTGCGTAATAAAGGTGGCAAAACGTATTTCTCCTATATAAGATGAGAACAACAAGAAAGAGTGAGACTTTCCAAACAACCAAATGGGTTAGCCATCAGAATATATGTGCTCTTACCataaagcctctatttgaatgccacctttatttaaatgccACTTCTCATAGAACTCCaataggggaagggttgaaaaacacAGTGCCACCTTTTAATTGATTGCCAACTCTTATTGACAGTCACTGACATTCTTTGCTTTTCACGAACCCATGATAGCGAGCGATCAGTAAAAAATTGTTCACAAAAGGTACCCAGTTATATCAATAGCAAATAATTCTTTTGTTGCTGCTGTAGTAATTGCTATGGTTTTAGTGACGATCTACCGGAGAAGGTTGattgtcacaatcatcagaactactctctgattcgaagtcactaAGATTTAAATTTGATTCCTTGTCTTCAAATTCTTGTATAATATGGTTCACATTCtgacctgaagactttaaaatgttttgatggatgatgagaatactcttcaggaacaccaTATGActtaatagcagccattgttatttTGTACCAAAGTCTATTGTTTAACTCCAAAGCTTCatggttttttttaaacttgcttgaaagattgctcataataataaaactttaaaagttacaccatcaaaataattaataactgtatctggCTAATATCTTTTACTCGTTCCTTGTTTGactttgtctgatactttgacaTATATGACAAACAGTTTAGTAAAAATGCTGAGGTGGACAGCAATAATGTCGCTCTGCCTACAGGAAAATGCAAACTATAATTGACATTAGCATCGTTTTACCCGTTATCGTCCCAAAATTCTGTCAAGTGAGCCGAAAAATACAGCCCTACCCTCTATGTGAGCGTCACTTTTAGTAAAATGTCGCTATTATAGGGAAGGGTTGGAAAAcacagtgccatggcattcaaaaagaggttttacggtatgttaaTGGCTAGCCAGTTCTAATTACAGTAAAGCCATTATGAAATCGTTTTCTTTCATCGtcattttaaatttcaagtttTAGAGCACAATTGTACCTGACTTGCTATTTCATCAACACAAAATCTTCAGCGTTTTATTTTAACAGAAGTCACCAGCAGTGATCAAGAGACCACAATTCTTAATTGAACAAGGACGattaacaataatggagaagCAGATGCTAATACTTTATTATCTTCTGCTTATATCCAttatggcatgcttctgtcgtgtaatgacaatgcttggtagtgttttCTCATGTTCCCTGTTTTCTTATCAGGAGTTTCCTAAAGACCTTTTGTGTGTCAGCCTTCCTACCTGAGTAAAGTTTAGTCCTCCATTGCACTGTGCTCTTAGATACAGACGTCCAGGTGTTCGGGTCAATGTTAAAATCTTTGAGATCTCATTTAAGTATGTCTTTAAATCGCAGATGTGGTCTGCCAGTTGGGCGAGTTCCGTTCTCCAATACACCATGAAGAAGCTGGTGAGTGATTCTGTCAGCTGACATACAATTGACATGACCAGCTCAACAGGTGgtcatataatgtgtatatcCATGTTAACAATGTCACTTGACTCTGTCGTATCAGATTTGTAGAAAGCTTGTCATTTTAAGGGCAAATCTCCAGATTTACTCTTTTGCGAAATCTGAAGACTATTTCCTGAAAATCCATTAATTAATGTGAGGTGTGAAAACATCATCCATCATACAGTCCATCACACTCTAGTCGGTGGTATAAATGTCTTTATTTTATAAAGTATAAAGTAAAAACGagttatagtattatataattgaATTGCCAAATGAATTAAACACAATCAAAGGCAGCACATCTTTGCATTCATTTGGCACCTGATCGGATTTAGTTTTCTATAGTTACTTATTGGCGATGCTATCGTTTTTGTCGCATTTTCTTCAAGTGGTGAGCTCtctcaaaaaaatttttgttgatttcattTGCAACAATGTTAAAAGACTAGCACATATGCAACTTCATTCAACATTTCTGTTAAATAGATATTTGACCATGAGTTTTGACCATGCAACAATGAGGAACAACTTGCTAGAGCTGTCACTTTAAAAATCAGCTCAACAAAATGTCTCTACAAGCTTGTTCTCTTTTCATCGTTTGTTAAAGTGTGCAGATCTTTTGTAGCTTCagtcatattttatgttgcaataatataaactaaaatACTTTCTGCAACCCCTTTTTGGAAGTCAATGTTTACTCTGCAGAGGCTCTCCTAGGTTAACTTAATCAAATGCATTTATGGTCCAATCTCAGATTTTTAGCATCTCAAATCTTTACAATGTAAGCCAAAACTTGTGATTATTTAGCTTCGGATGCTGAGTAAAAGTGTGGCATTTTGATATTGAATAAGGTATTCAATATCCaatattattcaatatatattaatcttattcaattatgatatatattgaATAAGATATTCAATATATGACATTGAATACTTTTGAGATAAGCTACGAAAGACTAATGAGACAGCTCGGTTAGCCTACCAGGTCTTGCACCTTtcttgtcatgttcagtattctATAATCATACACAGACATGGTTGTTGTCGCATATTAAATACTGACAGTATTTTGTGTTGAGTCTATTAACAGCTAATCATGGCTTTTAAGACCACAAGTGCAAATATTAAAGCTATTTCTACAATGTTTACTTTACATAAAAATCTGATGAAGCAAAAATGGGATATGAGCTGGTTGAATACCACAATACATTTCTTGGCCTAGCTTATTTTACTGCTacattattttgaaaagtttcgAATTGCTTCAATACATGGTTTACAGtgtaaagtaatataatataaagtaaAGTAATATAGAATACTTAAAAGTATAATTTTCTTGGCTCTAAAAAGATTATAAATATTGACATTTTTTGGTATGGTAAAAGTTGTTATGGTATTTAAACTAACTGCTTTTCAGACATTCTCCTGGAATAGATTTTTGTTGAAAACCTATTCTATATGGTCTTGTTATTTGTGGTGGGCACTCATAGCTACAGGTACATTGAATGGGCACCAACCATTAGGAGGGTGCGCCATAAATGCCTGGTATCTTCTATCAATAAGTTCAATAGCTCTAAATTAGTTTATACGAAGCATGTTGTATAACGTTTGAACTATTATTTTGCATTTAGAAATTTTTGAATGCCTTTGATCCAAGCATTAAACTGGGAACAGGTTAATTGTTATGCTTCAGGGCATTTGTAGTATCTAATTTTGTCACTGATGACAAAATGCCACAGATTTTACtgtttattcaaaaaatatttgtaagcaGTTGACTGATTGGTCAGATCGATGACATGTCGGTCACATAATTacgaaaaaaacaaaaacgAGTCGAAGATTTTTGGTTGCCCACTCATGAAAAGAAACCCAACAGTCAGCCACTGGGTGCTCATATACTATACTCAGGAAAAGAAACCCAACAGCCAGCCACTAGGTGCTCACATACTATACTCAGGAAAAGAAACCCAACAGCCAGCCACTGGGTGCTCATATACTATACTCAGGAAAAGAAATCAAAAATTAGGAAGCAGACTTGTTGGTCACACACTCGTAAAAAGACTCCCAGAAGTACGATAAAAACTTTTTGATTGCACACCTGTGGAAAAACCCTAAAGCAAACTAAGTCTTTGTCACAAACTCACAAAAAACCTATagtaagaaaaaaatttgttagtCCTACAGTCAAGAAAAGAAACTCAAAAGTAAACCTACTTGCGAGTCATATACCCACGAAAAGAAACCCAATTTTATGTGGCActcttctttctctctctcacttaTTGCTATTTAAACCAAAAGACAGTCCCATAATTTCATTCTATTTCTGTTTAATCAATGTCTGCTGCCTGTTGTAGGAGAAGGCAGCTGGCCAGCTATCGCAACTATAGGGTGGTTGATAACAAGCCTGTATATTTTACACCTGATTCAGATGGAACCGTAGTGGAGGTGAGCCGATGTTGCATGTTGTTGTGAAGTGCTGTGTCTTAAATTTCGTTTCTGTATTTTTTATCACCACTCAGTTGTTCAGTCAGTATTTGATGACTAGGAGCAACAGAATTTAGCCCTTAGACATGAAATTTATTCAGAGTTGACATAAGCCTCATTTCATTGATTAGAGATTTTTTGTATTTAGCCAGCTTATTGTACTTTGAAAGTCATCTTTATGTCATCCAAGTTTTGGTCTCTGAAAATAATTCACAATGCTTCTTAAAAAAAGAGGATTTCTTTAACAATTACCgtcaaacctctatttgaatgccaccgcTAATAGAACGCCATTGTAGGAGAAGGGTTAAAACATACAGCGCCgtcctttaattgaacgccacctctatttgagcgccactttgacattctttgatctttatgaacccataatagaaagtagccagtagaaaagtgtccacaaaatagtactaataatgattcggttacatcaataacagttaattatttcgttgttgctgtagtaGTTGCGACAGTTTTAGCGATGGTGTACCTGAAAAAATCAattgtcacaatcatcagaactacactgaTTATTACTCACTAAAGTCTATTTCCAATCCGTTGTCTTCAGATTCATctataatgtggtttacaatattacctgaagactttaaagtgttttgatgagcgatgagaatactcttcaggatTACCGTACGATATAATAGCATCCATTGTTATGGCATATTGAAAAccgttttctaactccaaagctttttggCGTTTTCTTTAAAACCTGCTTTAAAGATTGCTCATGATAACATATTTAAGGTACATgacaaaactttgaaagttgtGTTATGTAACTTTAAATGTATTTCACCATCGAAATAATCAATATTTGTATCCAGCTGAAATCTTTTACTTGCTCCTTATTTAACTTTGTCTGAAACTTTGACGTATATGAAAATTGGTTTCGCAAAATGCTGAAAGAACGGCATTGATGTCGATCTGCCCGAATGAGTATGCAAACGTATAAGCAACATTAGCTTCGCCCttaaaaagggttaaatttactttaccaaaattctgatgagctatttgaaatATGCagtgccaccctctatttgaacgtaaCCTCTAATAAATTGCCAAATAAAAGGCTTGAAAAAGACCGCAACATGGCGTTTAAATAGGGGTTATATGGTAAGTTTCAACGCAGCTGTGCTCGTGAATCGCGTCTCGcaatctttttatttaaaacaactaaactatttattttattcttaggTACAAACTCGAGGTACACGCATGGTAGTTTTGGTTTTTAGGTTTACTTCaaatttttctctttttattttactcTCCATTGTGGCTTATGTGTTAATGGCACGGCCTTCTCACAATTAAGGATGTAGCACATGATTCCTCAGTGAAACATCTCAACCTGATCTCGATTGGCAGATACTATGCAAGGAAAGGTCTTTTAATCCAATTGATCTTGTATAGAAGTGCTCAATTGCTGTGTCAGAATGAGACACTTGTAGTTTCATTCTTTGCCATGCATTTATACCGCATGATCTAGCATAGGATTTCCAAGATGCAATTTTGTGCAAATTTGAGAAGTTTAAAGCTTGTTATCTTGAACAAATCGAAAACACACGCCAGCATAATCTTTTTTCTGATAATCTGATGGTTTTGCAGTAGtcttttttttatgtttgtgtaAGCGTCGCTGCCTAGGAAATTGAGTGGCCAGTTCGATATGTCAGTCTTGAATTCAATCATGCCTGTTGCTGTGTCATATATTTGTAGGCGGAATGCGCTATATGCCTCGAAGTAATGACCATTGTGCACAGAGCTCACAGGCTACCATGTGGACACACCTTTCATGAACGCTGTATACAAATGTGGGCTAGATATGATACAACCTGCCCACTTTGTCGACGCCCATTTGAAGTTACTTCCTTTTAACTACTGATAGCATTTAGGTAACAATGGGTTCACTCTATTGGCTTCTGACTTACTCTTAAAGTGCAAACACATTtggcgctgcgtggcgctagaACTCGCTCACGCAGAGCGATAGCGCTAGAAATTctctatcacaactttatcgcgAACGAGATGCATTTCAATTGGTTGGTTTTTCCCATAATGCatttttatggcgggtaattatttcttatcgatgtttaCCAATGTACAGCAGCAACATTgtgctattttgttacaattgaaaCATCAGTCAATGTAGTCAGGAATGATTATCTCGAGGGGCTGTGATTGTGTGACCGCAATAGATGGATGGTTAGacagatagataggtagatagataggtagatacctacatagatacatagatgtatagatagatagagataggcaggtatatagatagatatatctatagataggtagatacatagataggtaaatacataaatagatagataggtagatacataaatagacaggtAGCTAGAtacatatataggtagatagatagatacacATATAGGtagatacatagatagatagattggtagatacataaatagatagatacataggtagatacatagatagatagattgattgattgattgattgctAGACTGAttgatatatagatagatacatagatagataaatagatagattgatagataaatagatagataggtagatacatagataggtagatacataaataggtagatacataaataggtaggtagatagataggtagatagatacataaataggtagatagatagatacatagatagataggtagatacaTGGACAAGTAGGtagatacatagatagataggtagatacaTGGGCAAGTAGGTAGATACATGGACAAGTAGGTAGATACATGGACAAGTAGGTAGATACATGGACAAGTAGGTAGGTACATGGACAAGTAGGTAGGTACATGGACAAGTAGGTAGATACATGGACATGTAGGTAGATACATGGACAAGTAGGTAGATACATGGACATGTAGGTAGATACATGGACATGTAGGTAGATACATGGACATGTAGGTAGATACATGGACATGTAGGTAGATACATGGACAAGTAGgtagatacataaatatatagagTAGACAAAAGTAGAAGTAGTAAAGTCATATTcatgagtaaatattaactgTGTTCTTTTGGATGCTGCCTCAATGAGTTGCTGCTGTATGTTTCTTGACACATACAAGTTTTTCTTGCTGATTTTCTTGAACTCATTGTTTGGCTACAATTGTGTCTAATGTTTGTAGGTTAAATGAAAATGAGTGATCTGCGGCAAGCATATTTCTAAAGCTGGCACAATGTCTTGGATCAGTCAATAATTTTGGATTATTTTTTCCTGTAGCAGGAACAGTTTGTGCAGtatctaatttatatataagtgTATGTGCCACTATCTCTAAATATATAGTCTACTTGCACCTGCCAATCTCTGTGAACCCATGACCATCTACATGCCTCTTTCATATCAAGAAGGTCGGAGAAACACTCAGTTTATTTTTGTCATAAACACTTCATTATCAGagtaacatttttttgtttatgcAGAAGAGTATTCACAATGCAAGTTGTAGCAATATTTGctatatttatgaatattttatttattaattacaagcaaatattatattaaacaaatatacattatatatttttatttaacacctGCACTCCA
The sequence above is drawn from the Watersipora subatra chromosome 5, tzWatSuba1.1, whole genome shotgun sequence genome and encodes:
- the LOC137396892 gene encoding E3 ubiquitin-protein ligase AMFR-like, which produces MDLAKIIVVGLGVVGATAYVLWQIYKRRQLASYRNYRVVDNKPVYFTPDSDGTVVEAECAICLEVMTIVHRAHRLPCGHTFHERCIQMWARYDTTCPLCRRPFEVTSF